From Rudanella lutea DSM 19387, a single genomic window includes:
- a CDS encoding alpha-L-fucosidase translates to MKRIFLSLLLLHVLTLVAVAQQHSEQNHSKYVPPKDPLVQQKLSGWQDIKFGLLMHWGTYSQWGIVESWSLCPEDEGWCERKGPYSANWYEYKKAYENLQTTFNPTKFNPERWADAAKNAGMKYVVFTTKHHDGFCMFDSKQTDYKITSTKSPFSSNPRSNVTKEIFNAFRNQNFMIGAYFSKPDWNTPTYWDPYFPPKDRNVSYAPKRYPDRWQKFKDFTYNQIEELMTGYGKVDILWLDGGWVRPFSTIDSTISWQRTIPYDQDIDMARIARMGRSHQPGLLVVDRTVTGEFENYVTPEQSIPDQYMPIPWESCMTMGDSWSYIPKENFKSTRRLIHTLVDIVAKNGNLLLNIAPGPDGEWHEEAYSRLQEIGKWMSINGESIYGTKPVAPYRKGQWAFTGKGTSTYVTYLPKEGETLPASLPLSDVSVEKGKAVMLLGYNKPLKVEKTANGLTVQIPEAARKQLAAQSAWVFRVG, encoded by the coding sequence ATGAAACGCATATTCCTCTCGCTGCTCCTGCTCCATGTACTCACCCTGGTAGCCGTGGCGCAGCAGCACTCCGAACAGAACCACTCCAAATATGTACCGCCCAAAGACCCGCTGGTGCAGCAAAAGCTGAGTGGGTGGCAGGATATAAAATTCGGTTTGCTGATGCACTGGGGCACCTACAGCCAATGGGGCATTGTGGAATCCTGGTCGCTCTGCCCCGAAGACGAGGGCTGGTGCGAACGCAAAGGGCCGTACTCGGCCAACTGGTACGAGTACAAAAAAGCCTATGAGAACCTGCAGACCACCTTCAACCCGACCAAATTTAACCCCGAACGCTGGGCCGATGCCGCCAAAAACGCGGGCATGAAATACGTGGTGTTCACCACCAAGCACCACGACGGTTTCTGTATGTTCGACAGTAAGCAGACCGACTACAAAATCACCAGCACGAAGTCGCCGTTTTCGAGCAACCCGCGCAGCAACGTCACCAAAGAGATTTTTAACGCCTTCCGCAACCAGAATTTCATGATCGGGGCGTATTTCTCCAAGCCCGACTGGAACACGCCCACCTACTGGGACCCGTATTTCCCGCCTAAAGACCGGAATGTAAGCTACGCGCCCAAGCGCTACCCCGACCGCTGGCAGAAATTCAAAGACTTTACCTACAACCAGATTGAGGAACTCATGACCGGCTACGGCAAGGTGGATATTCTGTGGCTCGACGGCGGCTGGGTGCGGCCCTTCAGCACCATCGACTCCACCATCAGCTGGCAACGGACCATCCCCTACGATCAGGACATCGACATGGCACGCATTGCCCGCATGGGCCGCAGCCATCAGCCCGGTCTGCTGGTGGTAGACCGGACCGTGACGGGTGAGTTCGAGAACTACGTAACCCCCGAGCAGTCGATTCCCGATCAATACATGCCTATTCCCTGGGAGTCGTGCATGACCATGGGCGATTCGTGGTCGTACATTCCGAAAGAAAATTTCAAATCGACCCGCAGGCTGATTCACACGCTGGTGGATATTGTGGCCAAAAACGGCAACCTGCTGCTGAACATTGCACCCGGTCCCGATGGTGAGTGGCACGAAGAAGCTTACAGCCGCCTGCAGGAAATCGGCAAGTGGATGAGCATCAACGGTGAATCGATCTACGGCACCAAACCCGTAGCCCCTTATCGCAAAGGCCAATGGGCCTTTACCGGCAAGGGTACGTCGACCTACGTGACCTACCTGCCCAAGGAGGGCGAAACATTACCAGCCAGCCTACCCCTCTCCGACGTTTCGGTGGAGAAAGGCAAAGCCGTCATGCTGTTAGGGTATAACAAGCCACTAAAGGTGGAGAAAACCGCCAACGGGCTTACGGTACAAATTCCTGAGGCTGCCCGCAAGCAGCTGGCGGCCCAATCCGCCTGGGTGTTTCGGGTAGGTTAA